The sequence below is a genomic window from Salicibibacter cibarius.
CAGCTTTGGAAACGGTGCCAATAACTTCGTTTTTATCGGAAGGGTTTACCGATACAATTTTTTCGTCTGTCGTCACTCGCTCCCCGCCAATGATAAGGGGATATTCTTTGCCAAGCTCATTTTTCACCAATTGAAGCGCTGCTTCATACTCGGTACGGTTGTTACTATCTTGAAAATTTGTAAATGGTTCATGGGCGTACGGGACAACCATTGGAATCACTCCTTGAAAAAATAAATTCACCCAATTACAATGCAATGTTTATGCCAAAATAAAAGGGTGCCTAAGAGCGGTATTTAAAAAATGAAGATCAATAAATGCAAAATAATTTTCGGCATGATGCAAAATTATTTGCTATATTTATCTAACTTGTATTGTAAATTTTGTCGACTAATGCCGAGGGATTTTGCTGCTTGGGAAACATTGTCTTTGTTCGCTTTCATCGCCTGGATGATCAAGTTGTGTTCGATGAGGGCTAGGCGCTCCGGCAAGGATTCTTCCTGATGCAAATGTTTAGATAATCCTTTATGGGCGGGATGTGAATGTGACTGGCGCTCGCCAATGTGGGTCGGTAGGTGTTGAATATCAAAAACGGTTTCCTCGCTTAAAACATTCATCGCTCCCTCGATGATGTGCTCCAGCTCCCGAACGTTTCCCGGCCAATGATAGCTTTGCAGCACTCTGAGAACCTCGTCGGAAAATTGCTGCACGTTTAAATGAAAGCGGTTATTATATTTTCGTAAAAAAAAGCGCGCGAGTGTGGTCGCATCACCTTTGCGTTCGCGCAATGGGGGAATAAACAGACTGACGACGCTTAAGCGGTAATAAAGATCTTTCCGCAAGCGTTCGGCTTCAATCGCCTCCAACGGATCTTCATTTAACGTCGCCAACAAGCGAACGTCAAAGGGACGCTCCTTCGCCTCACCGACGCGAGTGACTTTCTTTTCCTGCAGGACGCGCAAAAGCTTAGGCTGCAAATGGAGCGGAAGGGCATTCACCTCATCCAAGAGCAATGTTCCGCCATCCGCTTGTTCAAATAAGCCGGGGCGGTCAATCGCACCGGTAAACGCGCCTTTTGCCGTTCCGAATAGAATGCCTTCCACAAGGCTTTCCGGAAGGGCAGCACAGTTTTGGGTAACGAACGCCTTGCCCTCACGTTCGCTCTCGTTATGAATGCTTTGTGCGAACAGTTCCTTGCCGGTACCGGTTTCACCAATAATCAAGACAGGAGAAGATGTACGAGAGGAACGACGCGCCTGCTCAACGATTTCCACAAAATTGGGGGATTCTCCGAGTAAATCCGAAAACTGAAAACGGGTACCTTCCTCGTTTGTGCGTTTGTCGCGCAGAATTTGTTCCATTTGACTGACATCTTTGGCGATTTCCACGGCAGCGACGACTTCGTCATTATCCATTAATGGGTAAACATGGTTGATCGTCGTAATGACTTCACCTTTGGCATTAAAATACGTCTGTTTTTTGTTTTCAACGACACGAGCATATTTTAAGGCTTGGATGAGCCGGCTTTCTTTTTCATTTTGAAATTGAAAGACGTCCATAAACGGGCGGTCGGTAAAATCGGAAAACGTCATCGATTCGATTGCGCGCATTTTTTCGTTATAAATGAGCGGCTTTCTATCTTGATCGATGACCCGTATGCCAAGGTCGAGTTTGTCGAACAATTGCGCATAAATGGACTTAGTCATCATCAGCTCTCCCTTCTAAGAGCATCGTAGCAAAAAATTTTGCGGCTTTCATCTTGCTACATTCCTAAGTCTTCTATAAAAGCCTGCAGCCGTTCCTGAAATTCCATCGTCGTCACCGTATACGCCTCCGTATGACCGGCATCCGGGACGATCCATAATTCCGGTTCACCCCCGGCAGCCTCGTAGAGTTCATCGGCCATGTCAGTCGGAACGAGCTCATCCTCATTGCCATGGATGAGAAATAAAGGGAGCGTGTTATCTTTTATTTGCTCAATTGTAGAAGCTTCCGTAAATGTATATCCGGCTCGAATATTGGTGACGAGACTAGTGATATTCAGGAGCGGAAAAGCAGGCAGGCCGTATAAATGCTGCAGTTGATGCGTCAGTTCCTCTTCCACGGTCGTGTAAGCGCTGTCAGCCACAATTCCTCGTACTTCATCGGGAAGGTCTTCTCCGCTCGCCATTAAAACGGTGGCCGCCCCCATCGATTCTCCGTGCAAGAGAATGTTTTCGGCATCATACTCGTCGATAAGCATATCGACCCAGTCAAGATAATCGAAACGGTCATGCCAACCAAAACCAATATAATCTCCTTCACTTTCTCCGTGGCCGCGTGCATCCGGTTTTAAGACATCAAAGCCTTGGTCGTGATAAAACTCCACGTATTCATCCATGTTTTCTTTTTGACTGCGGTAACCATGGGCGAGGATGACTGCATTGCCATCGGAATCCTCGGTCGGTATGAAACTCGCGGCCAACTGCAGATCATCATAGCTCGTGAGCGCTACCTCGATTTGTTCCTGTTCGTTATACCAGTCTTGTGCTTCTTCGAGTAATTGTTGATCTTCCGGATCAGCCAACGCATCCGCGTCCGTATCTTCACTATGTAGGCTAATATCACCGCCTCGCTGGACACTTTCCCGATAAAAATAGTTGCTCGCCAGTATCAGCCCAATAATAACAATTCCAATAAAAATCCTGATATATTCACAGAAATTCGCAAATGAATGATTAATCCCCTGATCATAGGGCATACAGCTGAAATGAATGTTCATCTAATAAATGAAAAAAGAATCCGTTTCTGTTAGAGTTAAATCAAGGAAAAAATAACCACAGAAAGGATTCTTCTGATGACTACTTTAACGCAAATAACCCTGGATTTCAATCGCAAAATGAAGCTGTCGAATGATGGAGGTGCTCTTTCCTCTGATACAGGTGAGATCTTATTTCGAGAGTTCGAGGAAAAACTTGGTTTCTTTCGCACCTTGGATAAACATCTGGATCTGAAAGACGAAAGACTGTATCATTTTCATTCGAATGAGCAAATGCTTCGACAAAAAATTTATCAGATGATTGCCGGCTATGCTGAAGATGATGCGGCGGATAAATTAACAAATGATCCTGTGTTTAAGCACATCATTGAAACGGATGCGTTAGCCTCTCAACCCACTTTATCTCGCTTTTTCCCGCGATTTAATGAGGAATCGACCGACCAACTCAATCATGCCAACCGGGAGCTTTTAGATAAAGTCCACCAAGTGAGGAGCTCAAAGAGTCTTATCTTTGATTTGGACTCCACACATGCCGATACATACGGCGAGCAAGAATCTACAGCTTTCAATGCCCATTACGGAACCGTCGGCTTTCACCCGATGGTCGCTTTCGATGGCCTGACCGGTGATTTTATGAAGGCTCAACTCCGACCGGGCAACGTCTATACCTCTAATGGGGTTGTGGATTTTGTGAAGCCCTGATCACCCATTACAATGAAACGTTTCCGGAAACGATCCCGTTTCTGCGCGGGGACAGTGGCTTTGCGGTTCCAGAGCTGTACAAGTTATGTGAAGACGAATCCGTCTATTACGTGATTCGTTTGAAGTCCAACCCAAACCTGCAACGACTGGCAGAGGAACTTCGTCCTTCAACGATGCCATCTGACGTTACACAATCCGAATACTATTATGAGGAAACCGAGTACCAAGCGAAATCATGGGCCAAGCCCCGAAAAGTCATCATTCAATCGGTTCGTCCGGCTGGCGAATTGTTTTTCACACATGCATTCTTTGCCACAAACCTATTCGATGCCTTCTCTCCCAAGGAGGTCGTCCGCTCTTACCAAAAACGTGGAACGATGGAGAATTATATTAAGGAAGCCAAAAATGGTTTTGACTTGGATCGAATGAGTAGCCATTCGTTTCAAGCCAACGAAGCAAGGATGATGTTCAGCTTGTTAGCGTACAATTTAAGTTATAGAAGCGTGGTCTAACTCCACCGTCTTTAGACGGTATAAGCTTTTAGCCTTGCCTTTGAATGTCCATACTTAAACCGAGGTGAGCGTATGGATGAATACAAAAGAAGTAGCCACGCGGTCTATGACATCAAATACCACATTATATGGGTTACAAAGTATAGATATCATGTGTTACGTGGCGACATTGCCCGCCGAGTAAGGGAACTAATCAGACAAGGATGTGAAGCGAGAGGGATTACGATACTACAAGGAAGTGTAGGGAAAGACCATATTCACTTATTATTGTCCTGTCCGCCGAGCATAGCACCGAGTAAGATATTGCAATATCTCAAAGGGAGATCATCAAGGTTAATCCAAGACGAATTCCCCGCCCTGAAGAAAAGATATTGGGGTCAGCACTTATGGGCGAGAGGATATTTTTGTGCAACAGTAGGAAATGTGACGGAAGAAATCATTAGAAATTATATCGAAAACCAGACCAGCGAGAAGAGGAACGATATATTCAGGATTGATGATTGAGTTCCAGTCAAAATCAGTATGCTTGAGCTTAAGGTCTTTCAGCAGACTTCAGTCTGAAATGCGACTTTCAGTCGCGGACAATTTATGTCCAAATCCACCTGCTTTAGCAGGTGGGTCGTTTAACCAACTGGCTGCGCACGCTCTGTTTTCCGGAAGAACAAAAAAGCATGCAAATCCAAACCATACGATCGAAGGTCATTAAAGTGGCAAGCAAATTGGTGAAATCAGGGCGTTCGCTTTATTTCAAATTATCTTCAAGCTTTGTCTACGAAACCTTTTTCTGGCATGTGCTCAATCGTATTCAAAGGCTAAAATTAGAGTGACATGCAATTTTTTTAAAAGCCATTTCAAGACCAAGGGAGACGTATGTCCAAAAAAGGGCATTTTTCAGCGGTTGTCATTGTACCTCTTTACAATTTCAATTATTACGCCTCATTTTTGTGAACAAAACCGAATAATGGTGGGATTTGATGTTTCATTCCGCTTTCACTTGGAAGTATGAATAATTCAGGAAAATGCTTGAAAAAAAGATTAATTTCTTTTTCATGGGCGGGTTCACTCCTTATGATAGGCGTCTAGTTCATTATATCGTCTCTGAAGTGATGAGTCTTATTATTACACTCGATGAAAAAGTGAAATAATTCCTTTTTACCCCTATTCATTCTTTTCTTGGTATTTTATGCTAGAGATTAGATCAATCGAACAAACGGAGGAATAATGTGAATGAAATAAAGATCACGTATGGATCGGTCGAGCATGGGCTGACGACCATTTCAGCCGGTGCAAACCAGCTTAATGCCAATTATTCTTCAAATGTGGGCCAGAATAATATCTTAAATATGGTGGATGAACTTAATGAAATGTGTGTGTTAGCGGATGATCTCATGAATAGTTACCGAGCATTGTTGACGAGTAACATACAGACGACACAAAGCCATATCTCGACATTGAAGCAAACGGATACCTCCTTGGCATCGTCAATGAATTAATCAATCAATCAATCAATGAATGATAAGAAAGGACCTTAAGTTATAGAAGCGTGGTCTAACTCGGAGCAGTTGTCAAGGCTGAGAATCTAATGGAGTGAAAGTCTCCTATCATCAATTGACCGATTCGGATGACTAGCATATCCAATACGTGGAAGGTAACACCACGTTTTCCTTGGAAATGAAAGTCACTACGACTTAACTCTACAAACAGAGGGTAAGAGTCGAGACAGTTAGAGTGGCAAAGTGGAGGCTAAAAGGTTTTAACGGATACTACAGCCCCGTATACACGCCCCTTCTAAAACTGTTTTATAAGGGAGAATGTGAAGCGCCGATTTAGTGAATTAGTGGGGAAGGTCGATGTTCTATGGGAAGAAACGCTCAAGTGCACCTTAGAAGCTGCCAGGATAGGGGGGATGGCAGCTAATGAAAGATTTTCAGAGATAACGAACGGAAAATCCTACCTCCAGAGGGATAGCTCCTTTATCTCTATATTTCTGCAACAATTAATTAAATAAATCGTGAACTCCGTGGATAAATTGCCTAATAAAAACAAAAGCCTTTCCAAGGAAAAATAACCTTCCTTGGAAAGGCTTTTCTATACATTTATTTTTTCCAAATCGTATTTTCCTGTTTCTCTTCATTTACTATAAGCTGGAAAACATCTGGGCGTGCGTAATGACCAACGACATCAAAATCAAACTGACCTTCCGCAATTTTATTCAAATTTATATCAGCATACAAAATTTTCTCCTCACCCATAACAGGTTTCACAACAAACTCACCAAGCGGATCGACAATACAACTTCCTCCTCGAGTTAGTTCGTGCGGCAACTCTTTAAATTCTTCTCGTGAAGAAATTTCTTCAGGGTACATATCTTTTGTAGAGTACTGGTTGCATGACAATACAAAACACCTTCCTTCTACTGCAATATGCTGCATTGAAGCTAACCAAGCTTCTCTTGCATCAGCAGTTGGTGCAATAAGAATTTGCACTCCTTTATCATACATTGCTGTACGCGCAAGTGGCATATAATTTTCCCAACAAATAAGAGAACCAATTCTTCCGTATGGGGTATCAAAAACGGGCAACGTGCTACCATCACCTTCTCCCCAAATAAGACGTTCGGAACCAGTTGGCTTTAATTTCCGATGTTTACCCAACAGTTCCCCGTCTGGTCCGAAAAATAAAGCCGTACAATAAAGGGTACCTTGACTAGATTCATTATCTTTTTCAATAACACCAATTATGATATACGCTTTCGCCTTCCTCGCCGCTTTTCCAATTTCATCAGTTTCAGTTCCTGGCACTGTAATTGAATTATTCCAGTATTGGAAGAAATCTTTTCTACCTTCATTGGACCTTGACCCTACGACCGTACCAAAAGACATGCCACGAGGGTAAGCTGGTATAAACGCTTCTGGGAATACAATGATTTTCGCATCTTCTCTAGCTGCTTCCTCAATCAAGTGAATCGTTTTTTTAACTCCTTTTTCCTTATCCATCACTTCAGATCCGGCTTGCACAACCGCCACTTTAGACTGATTTTTTTCCTTCATCCATAAACACCCTTCCGTGTGAAAGCACTTTGTTCCATTGAAAATGTTCTTCTGTTTTAAAATTAACGTGGGACACCCACTCCACTCTACTTTTAACTAATAGTATTTGCTTTGACACTTGATCGAACTTTCTATTTATACTGATCACTCAACTTGAAAAATGTGTTACTTTAGCCTATTCAATTCCCCCTTATTTAATAGCATGGTGTAATTTTTTCAAATGAATCCAATTTTCATTAGTTTTCTTTTCCGTAAAGTGCTTCTTTCAAGCCATCATGAAATTCATGTTGAATAGCTGTTGTTGTTTTTTTAGACAGGAGGCTCCCGCCTACAAACACAATTGTTGCTACTATAAGTCCTGCGGTCCCTCCACCTAATATAATTGGTGTATCCAGTATATTTACCAATGCCAGTGTTGCCATACCAGCAACCATGCTCCAAACAGCAGCGCTAGCTTTCGCCTTTCTCCAAACTAGTGGCCCCAGAACTGCTGGGAGAACTTGGATTGAAATGGAGTACCCGAGTTCTGAAATAGGTACAAGAAAACCTTGAGCAAATGGGAAAAAGGCAACAATAACAATTAAACCGGTTAGCCCTATAACCGTGCCTCGACCAATCCATGTTTTCTTTTTTTCAGACATTTCCGGGTTAACAAACCTTACATAGATATCGGTAACGATTAAACTGGCGGAGGACAATAATTGACTGTTTATAGTTGAGATGGCCGCTGCAACAATTGCTGCAACAATAATAGACCCAAAAATCGGTGGTGCATCAGAAAAGAAAAGTGGAATAATATTATCACTATTTTCTTGAGTCAAATTCGGCACAAGGTCAGGTGTATGAGCTAATATCCCGATAAACATAGCGCAAATTGCCATTACCCATGAATTCCAAAAAGGCGTTACCATTGACATTTTGGCTAATGAAGTTGGTGTTGAAGCGGAATAGAACTTCTGCCACATATGCGGCATTAGCCAGAAACTAAGACCTAGACCTAAAGCAAGTTCTAACATCCCAAAAAAATTTCCATGGTTTGTTAGCACTTCCGGGGTGACATCTACAATGTTGTTAAATGCAGTCACTCCTCCCGATTGGTAAATAAACGTCAGCGCAAGGCCAATCAACGTGAAACCGAAAAATAAGCCCATAAATGTATCTCCCCAAGCTGCTCCGCGGCCACCGCTTAACGTCACAATAAAACCAACAAAAACCCCCATGATTAGAACGCCAACCCAGTAGGGGATGTCGCCTAGCGTTAGACTGTTTAATGCTTGTGCGCCCCCCGTGACTTGGATAAGCATCACTGGAAGAAGTCCAATAATTCCAATGGCAGTAATCAAGACACGAGCTTTAGGAGTTCCATAAAACTTCTCCATTAAGTCACCGGGAGTAATAAAACCATATTTTTTTCCAAGGTACCATATCCTTGCACCAAATATCCAAATAAATATTGCATGCACAACTGCCCAAGCAGGAAAACCCATAAACCAGACGCCATCTCGATAAAAATTCCCAACAGCACCTAGCAAAGTCCATGTACTAAAGAAACTGGCTCCAGTGGTCATAACTAGTACAATAGTTCCTAGGCCTCGGTTAGCCAAATAGAAATCATCAGTAGTTGCCTTATTTGAACGAGATGCTTTTATACTTATCAAGAATAAAATAGTTAAAAAGACTACAAGAACAATAACTGTTAAATAAGAAGAACCCACCATGTTATTCTTCTCCCTTCAATTCTGCTTTCTCCATTCTTCTGGAAAATGGGACAAAGTATTTTTTGTAAATGAGGAATATAATGAATGTGTTGATTACATTTAAAAATAAAACCCAAGCTAAAGGTAAAGGAAAAGGACCAATCCAGTTCAAAGAATTCATAACTCCAAAATGAGGGAGAAAGGTCAATGCATAGACAATGAAGAATATCCAAATAATGAGGTACTGACGTTTTTTAAATGTCATTATTAATCACCACCTTATTGTAACTTGCTTATTTACTAGAATCACTTTTAAAAAAACTAGAAACAGTTTCATTTAATCTGAAATATTGAGCTCTATCTCCGTAGATGTTCTCCTCCCTTTTAGTGTTGTTACCGGAAATTCCGTTTTGGAAGCGTGCAAAATATCTAACACTTAAATGTAACCGAATACAATTTATTCACTTGTTATTACAAAACGAATCTCACGGTATAAAACAACTACTTTCGTATTAAACATGAATTTCCCTTCCAACACTTATTTTAAAGTCGAGCTTTTATATAGTAAAATACATATTAAGCATAATAAATATAACCAAAAAGGCATAATAAGGGGCTGCTTATGAATTTCCGGGAACTAGAGGTATTTCGAATCATTGCAGAATATAAAAGCTTTACATTAGCAAGTGAGCAATTATATATATCTCAACCTTCGTTATCTAAAACCATAAAAAAACTTGAAGAAAAGCTAAATGCAGAACTGTTTGACCGATCTAATCGATCTCTTCAACTAACCGATGAGGGTAAACTTCTTTATAATAAAACTCTTATTATATTAAGAGAGGTTAAAGACCTAGAAGGTAAGTTACAAAATAATGAAGGCCAAATATCGGGGTTATTAAGGATTGGAATTCCTCAGATACTGGGTAGTTTCTTTTTTCCTAAGATCTCAAAATATTTTAAGGACCACTATCCACATGTAGAAATCGTTATCTCAGAAGAAGGAAGCTTATTAACTGAGAAACGTGTTCACAAAGGAGAACTAGACGCGGCTATTGCAGTGTTACCTATACACAATGAACAATT
It includes:
- a CDS encoding carbon-nitrogen hydrolase family protein; translation: MKEKNQSKVAVVQAGSEVMDKEKGVKKTIHLIEEAAREDAKIIVFPEAFIPAYPRGMSFGTVVGSRSNEGRKDFFQYWNNSITVPGTETDEIGKAARKAKAYIIIGVIEKDNESSQGTLYCTALFFGPDGELLGKHRKLKPTGSERLIWGEGDGSTLPVFDTPYGRIGSLICWENYMPLARTAMYDKGVQILIAPTADAREAWLASMQHIAVEGRCFVLSCNQYSTKDMYPEEISSREEFKELPHELTRGGSCIVDPLGEFVVKPVMGEEKILYADINLNKIAEGQFDFDVVGHYARPDVFQLIVNEEKQENTIWKK
- the tnpA gene encoding IS200/IS605 family transposase, with protein sequence MDEYKRSSHAVYDIKYHIIWVTKYRYHVLRGDIARRVRELIRQGCEARGITILQGSVGKDHIHLLLSCPPSIAPSKILQYLKGRSSRLIQDEFPALKKRYWGQHLWARGYFCATVGNVTEEIIRNYIENQTSEKRNDIFRIDD
- a CDS encoding alpha/beta hydrolase, whose translation is MPYDQGINHSFANFCEYIRIFIGIVIIGLILASNYFYRESVQRGGDISLHSEDTDADALADPEDQQLLEEAQDWYNEQEQIEVALTSYDDLQLAASFIPTEDSDGNAVILAHGYRSQKENMDEYVEFYHDQGFDVLKPDARGHGESEGDYIGFGWHDRFDYLDWVDMLIDEYDAENILLHGESMGAATVLMASGEDLPDEVRGIVADSAYTTVEEELTHQLQHLYGLPAFPLLNITSLVTNIRAGYTFTEASTIEQIKDNTLPLFLIHGNEDELVPTDMADELYEAAGGEPELWIVPDAGHTEAYTVTTMEFQERLQAFIEDLGM
- a CDS encoding sigma-54 interaction domain-containing protein; this encodes MTKSIYAQLFDKLDLGIRVIDQDRKPLIYNEKMRAIESMTFSDFTDRPFMDVFQFQNEKESRLIQALKYARVVENKKQTYFNAKGEVITTINHVYPLMDNDEVVAAVEIAKDVSQMEQILRDKRTNEEGTRFQFSDLLGESPNFVEIVEQARRSSRTSSPVLIIGETGTGKELFAQSIHNESEREGKAFVTQNCAALPESLVEGILFGTAKGAFTGAIDRPGLFEQADGGTLLLDEVNALPLHLQPKLLRVLQEKKVTRVGEAKERPFDVRLLATLNEDPLEAIEAERLRKDLYYRLSVVSLFIPPLRERKGDATTLARFFLRKYNNRFHLNVQQFSDEVLRVLQSYHWPGNVRELEHIIEGAMNVLSEETVFDIQHLPTHIGERQSHSHPAHKGLSKHLHQEESLPERLALIEHNLIIQAMKANKDNVSQAAKSLGISRQNLQYKLDKYSK
- a CDS encoding LysR family transcriptional regulator — its product is MNFRELEVFRIIAEYKSFTLASEQLYISQPSLSKTIKKLEEKLNAELFDRSNRSLQLTDEGKLLYNKTLIILREVKDLEGKLQNNEGQISGLLRIGIPQILGSFFFPKISKYFKDHYPHVEIVISEEGSLLTEKRVHKGELDAAIAVLPIHNEQLQEQVISDEPFVACLPYNHSLINEKTIQMKQLQDETWIMFDRSFALRKLLEESCYKSNFRPNTLYSTTQWDLLLSLVEAGLGITVIPKPVALKWHGSFIIRDLSDSYISWRVGLITNKKRHQSHALKALVRSIHELY
- a CDS encoding DUF5344 family protein, translated to MNEIKITYGSVEHGLTTISAGANQLNANYSSNVGQNNILNMVDELNEMCVLADDLMNSYRALLTSNIQTTQSHISTLKQTDTSLASSMN
- a CDS encoding sodium:solute symporter family protein, with the translated sequence MVGSSYLTVIVLVVFLTILFLISIKASRSNKATTDDFYLANRGLGTIVLVMTTGASFFSTWTLLGAVGNFYRDGVWFMGFPAWAVVHAIFIWIFGARIWYLGKKYGFITPGDLMEKFYGTPKARVLITAIGIIGLLPVMLIQVTGGAQALNSLTLGDIPYWVGVLIMGVFVGFIVTLSGGRGAAWGDTFMGLFFGFTLIGLALTFIYQSGGVTAFNNIVDVTPEVLTNHGNFFGMLELALGLGLSFWLMPHMWQKFYSASTPTSLAKMSMVTPFWNSWVMAICAMFIGILAHTPDLVPNLTQENSDNIIPLFFSDAPPIFGSIIVAAIVAAAISTINSQLLSSASLIVTDIYVRFVNPEMSEKKKTWIGRGTVIGLTGLIVIVAFFPFAQGFLVPISELGYSISIQVLPAVLGPLVWRKAKASAAVWSMVAGMATLALVNILDTPIILGGGTAGLIVATIVFVGGSLLSKKTTTAIQHEFHDGLKEALYGKEN